The following is a genomic window from uncultured Draconibacterium sp..
ATTATCGGACAAGAATATTTCTATTCCACCAAAACCGATGCCCATAAAAACATAAAAGGGAAGCGCCTTTATGGTGGAATGGATGCAGATGAAATGTATTCTTTCTGTTCTGAAAATAGTATCCGTTTGATTGTTGATGCTGCACACCCGTTTGCTGTAAATTTGCATGCAAATATTTTCCATGTTTCTTCAGAACTACAAATTGAGGTGATTCGTTATGAACGTAAATTTCCAGAAAGACAAAGCAATAATTTGTTGCACTATTTCGATTCTTATGAAGATCTGACAAATGCACTTCTGCAACAGAACCATAAAACGATTCTGGCATTAACAGGGGTGCAAACAATAGCGAAATTTAAAGCTATTTGGGAGATCAGAAATTGCTATTTCAGGATATTGGATACTGAATTGAGCAAAGAAAAAGCAATGCAAACAGGCATTCCTGAAAAATACGTGATTTCGATGCAACCCGAAGCCAATGCCAAAGAATTGGTGAGACTTGCCCGGGATTTGAATGCCGAAGTATTACTAAGCAAAGAAAGCGGAGAATCGGGTTTTTTCGATACCAAGGTTGAAGTAGCAAAACAATTGAATATTCCGCTGTGGATAGTAAAACGACCGGTTTTGCCCAACTTTAAAAATGTTGCCAATAATCCAAAAATATTTTTGCAACTCTTTTACCGGAAAAAGAGAACCATATTAAAAACTGAAGGTGAATTACAAAGTGGTTTTACTACAGGAACCTGCGTTACCGCTGCTGCTAAAGCCTGCTTTCTGGCTTTAACTGAGAAGGAATTTCCAAGTTGGGTGGAGGTGGAGTTGCCCGGAGGAGAGAATACACGATTTGCAATTTTTCCTGAAGATTTGGGAGATGAATCAGCCTCTTGTGTGGTGATAAAAGATGCCGGTGATGATCCCGATGTCACTCATGCAAAAGAAATTGGCTGCGAACTTTCCTTTTCTGAACAACAAGGAATTTGTTTCTTGAAAGGCAAAGGTATTGGCGAAGTAACTCTGCCGGGGTTACAAGTTGCTGTAGGTAAACCTGCCATTAATCCAGTTCCACAAAAAATGGTTTCGGATATGCTGACACAAAT
Proteins encoded in this region:
- the cbiD gene encoding cobalt-precorrin-5B (C(1))-methyltransferase CbiD produces the protein MILIFGGTTEGKKVAELFDIIGQEYFYSTKTDAHKNIKGKRLYGGMDADEMYSFCSENSIRLIVDAAHPFAVNLHANIFHVSSELQIEVIRYERKFPERQSNNLLHYFDSYEDLTNALLQQNHKTILALTGVQTIAKFKAIWEIRNCYFRILDTELSKEKAMQTGIPEKYVISMQPEANAKELVRLARDLNAEVLLSKESGESGFFDTKVEVAKQLNIPLWIVKRPVLPNFKNVANNPKIFLQLFYRKKRTILKTEGELQSGFTTGTCVTAAAKACFLALTEKEFPSWVEVELPGGENTRFAIFPEDLGDESASCVVIKDAGDDPDVTHAKEIGCELSFSEQQGICFLKGKGIGEVTLPGLQVAVGKPAINPVPQKMVSDMLTQMADKYELECGFNVKPFVPEGEELAKQTFNPRIGVVGGISIIGTSGKVMPYSNEAFLASIKQQVKVAKENGCGEIVLTSGKRSENRLKEQFHNLPSVAFIHFGNLVGDTIKLAVDEGIEKINLAIMFGKAVKLAEGYLDTHSKNVVFNPEFLAGLVEESAYSTSIVREVKEMTLANALIESIPFGEEEPIYQEIAERCYQNCSLLLPENCKLTFFLLVGDTGVIKKNKL